A genomic region of Anopheles aquasalis chromosome Y, idAnoAquaMG_Q_19, whole genome shotgun sequence contains the following coding sequences:
- the LOC126579797 gene encoding cystathionine beta-synthase — MASQQQNGNHRGCPMNGGGHQTTTGKCTAPGAARDDTMANFIRPDQPSRCTWSAGTSEPSPHHHVSLVPKPPLLSTILEAVGQTPLVKLNKIPASYGLKCNVYAKCEFLNPGGSVKDRIGVRMVLEAERKGLLKPGCTIIEPTSGNTGIGLAMAAAAKGYQCLIVMPEKMSNEKVDTLKALGAQVIRTPTEAAFDSPEGLIAVSQCLQRSIPDSVILDQYRNAGNPLAHYDGTGAEIVEQLGGNVDMVVIGTGTGGTLTGIGRQIKQSCPTCQVIAADPEGSILAEPEELNQSDVSFYEVEGVGYDFLPTVLDRSVVDRWYKFNDRDALPLARRLIRDEGLLCGGSSGGNLHVALEAAKELGEGQNCVVILPDNIRNYLTKFVSDNWMEARAFKESINTHNHPWWNDRISSINISVPITVSDDKTIADAIALLKQHNLNQLPVVSGTGAIKGVVYLPNLMGKLLNCLAKPTDSIKRAIFKQFVKIDHQETVGRASRILEKDSFIVITRTEQTEGDAQYIERLVGVLTQSEIFDFIANHSKGVQQCKTH, encoded by the exons ATGGCGAgccagcagcaaaatggcaacCATCGAGGATGCCCTATGAACGGGGGCGGTCACCAAACGACGACCGGCAAGTGTACAGCGCCGGGCGCCGCTCGCGACGATACCATGGCCAACTTCATCCGGCCCGATCAACCGTCCCGGTGTACCTGGTCGGCTGGGACCAGCGAGCCGAGTCCACACCATCACGTATCGCT CGTACCGAAGCCACCGTTGCTCTCCACGATCCTCGAGGCCGTCGGTCAAACACCGCTAGTAAAGCTGAACAAGATACCGGCATCGTACGGTCTGAAGTGTAACGTTT ACGCCAAGTGTGAGTTCCTGAATCCTGGCGGCTCGGTAAAGGACCGAATCGGGGTGCGCATGGTACTGGAAGCGGAACGCAAGGGGCTGCTGAAGCCGGGCTGTACCATAATCGAGCCGACATCTGGCAACACGGGCATCGGGCTGGCGATGGCAGCCGCTGCCAAGGGCTACCAGTGTCTGATCGTCATGCCGGAGAAGATGTCGAACGAGAAGGTAGACACGCTGAAGGCACTGGGCGCGCAGGTGATCCGTACGCCGACGGAAGCAGCCTTCGATTCACCCGAGGGACTGATTGCCGTGTCGCAGTGTCTGCAGCGCTCGATCCCGGACTCGGTCATTCTCGATCAGTACCGGAACGCGGGCAATCCGCTGGCCCACTACGATGGTACCGGGGCCGAGATCGTGGAGCAGCTCGGTGGCAACGTGGACATGGTGGTGATCGGTACCGGTACGGGCGGTACGTTGACTGGGATCGGGCGTCAGATAAAGCAGTCGTGCCCCACGTGCCAGGTGATCGCAGCCGATCCGGAGGGTTCCATACTGGCCGAGCCGGAGGAGCTGAACCAGTCGGACGTGAGCTTCTACGAGGTGGAGGGTGTCGGGTATGATTTCCTGCCGACCGTGCTAGACCGGAGCGTAGTCGACCGGTGGTACAAGTTCAACGATCGCGATGCGCTGCCTCTAGCCCGCCGCCTGATACGCGACGAGGGACTCCTATGCGGCGGTAGCAGTGGAGGCAACCTGCACGTCGCTCTGGAGGCCGCGAAAGAGCTTGGCGAAGGCCAGAACTGTGTTGTCATTTTGCCGGATAACATCCGCAACTATCTGACCAAGTTCGTCTCGGATAACTGGATGGAGGCGCGGGCGTTCAAGGAGTCGATCAACACGCACAACCATCC ctGGTGGAATGATAGGATATCATCCATTAACATTAGTGTGCCGATCACGGTAAGCGACGATAAGACGATCGCGGATGCGATTGCCCTGCTGAAGCAGCATAATCTCAACCAGCTGCCAGTGGTAAGCGGCACTGG TGCTATCAAGGGCGTCGTGTATTTGCCCAATCTGATGGGGAAGCTGTTGAACTGTCTGGCCAAACCGACCGATTCAATCAAGCGGGCGATCTTCAAGCAGTTTGTTAAAATCGACCACCAGGAAACCGTCGGCCGTGCGTCGCGAATCCTGGAGAAGGACTCTTTCATCGTTATCACGCGCACTGAACAAACCG AAGGGGATGCTCAATACATCGAGAGGTTAGTTGGTGTGCTGACGCAAAGCGAGATCTTCGACTTCATTGCCAACCATTCGAAAGGTGTGCAGCAATGCAAGACGCATTAA